A region of Peromyscus eremicus chromosome 17, PerEre_H2_v1, whole genome shotgun sequence DNA encodes the following proteins:
- the LOC131894254 gene encoding olfactory receptor 1361-like, whose amino-acid sequence MEGANLSGVSEFLLLGLSQDSRQQELLFSVFLSMYLLTGLGNLLIILAIATDPRLHMPMYFFLANLAFVDICFTSTTIPKMLANHVSGHKSISYSGCLTQMFFFIWFAGIDSFLLTAMAYDRYVAICHPLHYTTSITPCLCGLLVIASWTLAFANALTHTVLLPRLSFCARNQIPHFFCDLSSLLKLACSDTSLNDTMVYTVGALPIIPTFMGILISYMRIFAAVLKIPSAGGKRKAFSTCGSHLSVVSLFYGTLIGVYFNPTSSHTAQKDTAAAVMYTVVTPMLNPFIYTLRNRDMKGALGSLVGRKTVFVG is encoded by the coding sequence CTCAGCGGGGTCTCTGAGTTCCTGCTGCTGGGCCTGTCACAGGACTCCAGGCAGCAGGAGCtgctcttttctgtcttcctaaGCATGTACCTGCTCACAGGCCTGGGGAACCTGCTCATCATCCTGGCTATTGCCACTGATCCCAGGCTCCACAtgcccatgtacttcttcctggcCAACCTGGCCTTTGTAGACATCTGcttcacctccaccaccatccccaAGATGCTGGCCAACCACGTGTCAGGACACAAAAGCATCTCTTACTCTGGTTGTCTCACACAGATGTTCTTCTTCATCTGGTTCGCCGGCATCGACAGCTTCCTGCTGACCGCCATGGCCTATGACCGATATGTGGCCATCTGTCACCCTCTACATTACACTACATCCATCACACCCTGCCTCTGTGGCCTCCTGGTCATTGCCTCCTGGACCTTGGCCTTTGCAAATGCCCTGACCCACACAGTCTTGCTGCCTCGCCTCTCGTTCTGTGCCCGCAACCAGATCCCCCACTTCTTCTGTGACCTCAGCTCACTGCTGAAGCTGGCCTGTTCAGACACATCTCTCAATGACACCATGGTGTACACTGTGGGTGCACTGCCCATCATTCCCACCTTCATGGGCATCCTGATCTCCTACATGCGCATCTTCGCAGCAGTGCTGAAGATCCCATCTGCAGGAGGGAAGCGAAAGGCGTTCTCCACCTGTGGCTCCCACCTGTCTGTGGTGTCACTATTCTATGGGACACTCATCGGGGTGTACTTCAACCCCACATCCTCCCACACAGCCCAGAAGGATACGGCAGCTGCGGTGATGTACACTGTGGTCACCCCCATGCTGAACCCCTTCATCTATACCCTGAGGAACAGGGACATGAAAGGTGCCCTGGGGAGCCTTGTCGGAAGGAAGACAGTCTTTGTTGGGTAA